The following is a genomic window from Paenibacillus thiaminolyticus.
CTTTATGGAACCCGGCTTTTAACAGCACTTTGAGGGAACCTGTGTTATGCGGCATGACCCCCGCTTCGATGCGGTGAAGATCCAGTTCCTGAAACGCATAGTTGACAACAAGCTTGACCGCTTCGGTCATATAGCCTTTCCCGTTCTGTTCTTTATCGAGAAAGTAGCCAATCCAACAGCTTTGCAGGTTGTATCTTACGACTTCGGTCAACATAATCTCGCCAATGATTTGTCCCGATGCTTGCGCACAAATGACAAACAAATATGCTTTGTCTTCTTTGCTTTGCTCCATCGCCTCTTTAATACGATCCTCCTGGCCTTGGAGCGTATAAAAAGACGCTTCCCGCAACCCTGTGAACTGTTGAAAGAAATCCCTGTTCTTTACTTCGAGAGCGAGCAGCATATCCGCATCCGACACCTCGACAGGTCTGACGTACACATTACTTCCGATCCATTTCATAGTTCTCTTCTCCTTTGTGGTTAAAAATTAAAAACGCCACAGGAACCCTGTGGCGCTTAGCACAAGCTATGTAACCACAGGGAAGCGGCCTGTGGCATTATATCCGCTGTCTTATAAGTAAGCGTGCGCAATGCTGCAGGAAGTAGCCGCTGTTATCCAATTTTGGACACACTTCTCCCGTGATTGCGCAGCATCAAAGAAAACAGCAGTGGAGTACCCCGTACCTGCAGACAAAGACTTTAAAGCTCTCTTCTTCATACGAATACTCCTCCTTTCGCCATTTCCTCGTTATAAGTGCAAATGATGGTACAATTCATATATCTCACATACATTCTTCACGTACAAATAGGTAATCATTGCGATTATATATCGAAAAATATACAATTGCAAGATTTCAATCATGTTCATGTTATTGAACGCTCATAAGCAAAGAAAATCATTACAACACCTAAAAGAGCGCAAACTGTATACATTTGAGAGTAGGACGTAAAATCTGCGACTGGTCCCATTACTGCACTGCCTAAAGTAATACCTAAATCAGCCGTGGCGATAAATAAACCGAGCAACACATTACGGTTTGCATTTGGTAACACAAATGTCAAATAGGTTGTTAATGTAGGATACAATAATGCCTGAGCTGTCCCCATCAAGATAGCTCCTATGTATAAAAAGATGGCCCCACCCGTTAACGAATAGCTAACCATTCCAGCTGCTACTGCTAAAATAGACATAATCCCCATTATAAATTTAGGGTGCCACTTACCATCGGAAGGAATTCTCTTTCTCAGCGTAAACCTTGCCAAAACAATTGTACCTGCTTGAAGCATTAAGTAAATACCAGCATTGCCACTCGTTAAATCATTAGCATACAGAGGGATAAACGTTGCTATTGCGCCAAACACTGTAGATGCAGTTAACATTAGTACACTGCATTTAAATAAAAATGGGTTTGTCACCAAATAACTAAAGGATTTAAATACATTATTAACAGTTTCAGCTTCTGTCTCAATTTTAGCTTCATTATTATCTTGTATTTTGATACTATAACCAAAAACCCCTGTCATCACAGCTATACCAATCATAGCAAATGTAAAGTAATTCATACCCCCGCTTTCCCATATCCCTAATGCAAGAATAGGTCCAATAATACCAGGCATATAAGTAAACAAAGAATACAAGGATACACCTTGCGAGAGCTCCTTCTCTGGTAACGCATCAATAATGCCAATCTGTAATGCCATCGAGAAAAAGGCCGTAGAGACCCCCTGAAGTATACGCGCTACAAAAAAGCCGCCTAATCCTGTTACTGTATAACTAATCAAAGCTAGACCATTACATAAAAGTATGACACGCAAAACCCTTATCGGTCCGTATTTATGAATAATTTGACCTGCCCATGGTCTGAAAAACATAGTCGTAAACATATAGGCACCCATGATTAATCCAATTGCCGAAATGCCAACATATATAAACGCATAAAAGACCAAGACATTGCTTTATTCAAGTTATTCCCCCCCTAGTTTGAAATCCTGTAAGCTTCTTAAAGTACTTCTAACTTCACATTCATTTCATATTCACATTGAAGCAGGGATTGTGTATAAGGATGGCAACTTTCATTAAGCTAAAGATATCTTTACAGTTTATTTATCTTGTTTCCACACATATCCGACTTTATAAAAAAACGCCTGAGCATGACACTTCTCAGACATTGAAATGATGAATATTGTTGAACCAACTTATAGTCCATTAATAAAACAATAAACAATTTCTTCTTCTAATTGACTTAATTTACGATTTAGTTGAGCAGATAGCTCATGAACCAAATTCAAGTGGTTTCTTTGATGTTTTTCTGTCAAATCACAAATTAACTTCAATAGCCTTATATAACCGATAAAATCATTTTTAGATAATGGAGGTTCATGCGAAAGCACATAGATTTCGGCCTCAAACATTTCAATATTTTCTAAGAGATGTCTAACATTATCAATCTTATATTGTGGTTGTTGTGTGTAAATACTTGGATACAAGCAGTCCCCTAAGAAAAGTACTTTTTCTTCCTCTACAAAAATGAGTGAGGAGTCATCAGAATGATCTCCACCTACATGCTTGATTACACACCGAATACCACCTAAATCAATCTCAAATTTGTCCTTAAAAGTAATATTAGGTAAAGTGATAATGATATTTCTGTCCACTCCAAATTCTTTTTTTATCATTTCTGAACAAAACTGATTCTCTAAGCCTTTTTCTACACGATTATCTAAAGCTTCGTCTGACCAATCATATACCATCATTTTTTTCAGATGCATTTTTGTGTTTTCATGTGCTATGGTTAACATATTCATCTGATTTGTTCCAAAGCTATGATCCCAATGCCAATGTGTTAATACTACAGAATGATAATTAGAAATTTGAGATTGATCTAGTTCACCAAGAAATAACTTAGCATGTTTTTCAGAATTTCCTGCATCTACAATTAAAGTTTGGTGAATCCCACATATAGCAGACAGTATTGGCCGATCTGTTTCAGGATCATGCGGTAAATAATGTATACGATTGGTTAGTTTTTTCAAATTTTTCCCCACTATCTTAACTCCCTTTGTTTTTTTAGGCTCCGACAATCTTATTTAATGTATCAAGAACATTTTTTAACTCTGTCAAGCTTACTTTCGAGTAATATTTTTCCATAAGGATGTCGTCAATTTTTTTTAGAAGCTGATGAAACTCTTGACCCCTGTCCCCAAGATAAATAAAGGTCTCTCTACGGTTTGTTGAATTCTCTTGACGATATATCATGTTCATTTCTTCAAGCTTTGAAATTACTTGGCTAACCGCACTTTTTGAAATATCAAAATGATTTGCAATATCTTTGGCAATTACCGGCTCATTACGAATGATATAAGACATTATAATTTCTTGTTGAGGCGTTAAGTGAAAGTTGTCTAATTCCCCAACCTCTTTGGTTTCTTGTAAAACTAACAACTTGAACTGCTCAAATTTTTGATTGATTTTGTCTATAATGATTAAATATTCATGCACAGATTTATCATCCCTAATTCATTTTAAAAGTTTATGATTAAGTTAAGTTTACTTAACTGTCATATATTTGTCAATTATTAAAACAATCAATTTGCAAGCTCCGTCCAGGATGATGAATAAGTCGCCTAAACGAGAGCGCTGAAAAAAACGAGGCGCAGCAGCGATTTCAACATCGCCCTGCCCCTCGTTTTGCTTGTATCTCATTTCGTCCTTGCACTTACACCAATTTCACCAAATGATATTTCTTCTTTCCTTTGCGGATAATGATGAAGCGCCCTTCAATCGCATGCTCGGCGCCGACGACGAATTCCAGATCGCTCACCCGCTCGCCGTTCAGCGAAATCGCGCCATTCGTAATATCCTCGCGCGCCTGGCGCTTCGACGGCTCAATGCCAATATCGACGAGCCATTCCACGATATTTTTGGATTCCGCGGAAGCCTCAAACGTCGGCATTTCCTTGAAGCCTTGCTCAATTTCATCCGCTGTCAATGACCGGATATCCCCGCTGAACAGCGCGGCGGTAATTCGTTTCGCCTGCGCCAGCATTTCTTCGCCGTGAACGAATCTCGTCATTTCTTCGGCCAGCGTTATTTGCGCTTCGCGCTTATGCGGCTCGGTGGCACTTTCTCGGCTAGCGCTTCAAAAAGACGAAGGACAGAGGCTCGGTTGGAAAAAATGCGAATGACGCGTTCTCGACGCCGCAACTCGCCATTCAGACGTTCTATAGCATTTGTGGTGCGTGTACGTTTCCGACAGGTAGCCGGTCGCTGTCGCATCTTCAAAGCCCTCTTCTAAGACCCTCATGGCCTTTGGAGCTTTATCTTAAATGTTTCTTGTGTCCGCTCTAGCAGTGTACGGGCACTGGTCTCATCAGCAGCTTCGTAGATGGCCCTTACATGAGCCTTCACTACGTCACGGCACGATTTAGGAGCAGCATCTAGAATATTACGCATAAAGTGGGTTTGACACCGTTGCCAGGTTACGCCTTGGAAATGTTGCCGAATCGCTTTTACCAAACCACCGTGTTGGTCGCTTGTAATGATATCAACACCGGATAACCCACGACTTTTGAGGTGCGTAAAGAAAGCTCCCCACGTTGATGCGGACTCGGTATCATCTACGGCATGTCCAAGCAGTTCCCGGTAGCCATCCGCATTAATCCCAGTTGCAATCATCACGACACGTGAGCGCACACGACCGTCCTCCCGAACTTCGACGTACAGGGCGTCTACACTAAGAAATGGGTAGGCCTTGTCCAGTTTTCGGTTATTCCACTCCTCTACGAAGGGATCCAGTTGCTTGCAGAGCTCACTAACAGTCGATTTGGAGAACTCCGTCCCGCATAGTTCTTCAGTGATATTGCTTACCTTTCGCGTTGAGACACCATTGAGCACCATCTCCATCATGGCTAAGATAAGGGCTTGCTCACTACGTTGGTATCGAGAAAAAAGTTCCGTCGAGAACCGACCGTTGCGGAAACGCGGAACTTGCAGGATTAATTTTCCCACCCGTGTTGTCAGCCGATGAGGATATGATCCATTACGGTAACCTGCACGTTCTTCTGAGCGCTCATAGTGCCCCGCCTTCAGTTGTTTCGTTGCTTGCGCCTGCAATACTTGATTTAAGATGGACTCTAATAGGGCCGCTATTCCCGCATCTCTTGATTCGAATAAAAACAGTTAATGCAAAAGTTGTGAATCTGGGATAATCTGGTATTGGGTCATAGCTAGATCCTCCTTTGGAATGTTGTCTCGACAACCTCATTCTATACGAGGATCCTTGCTATGACTCTTCTTTTTGCTATTTTCTTTTTTACACAGTTATATGGACTCAGCTAAAAAAAGCGTCATAATTTGCTAGGATAAATCGTCTTAGTAGTAGATTAGCTCTTTCGGTTACAGACATCTTCAAGGCTACCTTACTTGACTTGAGCGAGGTAACAAACAAGAAGCTGTAAACCAACTAGAACTTGCCATAGAAAAGAGGGTAGCTTGCATCGAGGAAATGGGGAGGTGAGTTCTTTTTTTATGGTTGGTTTGAAGGGCTAATTTTTTTATTTTAAATTTATTTTTGAGGAGGATTAAAATGAAGAAATATTTATCGGTTTTACTGACGTTAGTATTGATGTTAACTTTGTCGACGTCTGTTTTTGCACAAGCGGAAAGCCAGTTTGATGGACAAGCTTTGGCTAAGGCTTTGGTTCATAGTGAAGATGCCCAAGCTTTATGGAGTAAGTATACAGATGAAGAAAAAACCGCTGTAAAAGGATTAGCGAGCCAGGGAACTTCACTGCTAGAGCAGTACGCTGCTGAAGGAGTAGGTGCTCAAGAGCTCAATGCCAAGACTGCCGGCCTTTCGGATGACCAAGAACTGGCTGTAGCAGTTGCGCTTGTTCAGGTTGATACAGTTGTCACAGACCTTGTAACACCATTAAAAACTTATACGTATGGCCGTCAGGTAGAAGGCAAAAATATAGTTGATGGAGTCCTTTGGAGACAAGAACACTCTATTGAATGGACTGTTGGGTCAGATAATTTCTTGACTTACGCGAGCCGAACGGCGACTCCTTATGTTGCTCACTGGGCTATAGGCTGGTCGTTTGACGGGTTAACAACCGATGAACAGGAGGGTGGCCGTGATTGGAATTACTATGAATCCGATGTTGTCGGTCATTACAAATTTGAGGTATTAGGTCAACCTGTTCAGAATCAGTACCCTAGAATTTGGCTGCAAGGTTGGTATGACGGAACCGTTTATTATGAACATTGATTTTAAATACCAAAAAAGAGGCTCTTCGCCGCTAGCGATGCTACCAGCATAATATGCTCTATGAAAATTCCAGAAACTCTTTGAAAATCGGACAAGGGGATTGGTTCAGATGCGAGCGATGCGTGGCTCCATGCTGTTGCCAATTCCTTTTTCATTTCAAGGCGAAATTGAGCTTCCCTGCCAGTACATATACCATCGCGATGATGTTTTTCTCAGAACGGTAACCTCTTGCCTTTTCGTTTGGCTGTGCTGTTTGTTGCACCGCAAGGATGCTCAGTTTTGCAGCAAAAGTAACTGGTTTTATATGGAGATATGGGCATATTAGGCTTACTGGCCTCTGCGAAGCCTGTAGCTTCACCCCTTCGCAGTGAATCATGCTCATAGAGGCTCCATGTCAAACCTATGCATAAACCTTACTTGTTGCTATATATTGATAAAATTTCTTGGCTGCAGAACTCGCACTTTTCGATTGCAAAAACAGTTTGGCGGCTTGGAAGAGGCTATTCACACCTTCCAGTAAACCGTTGTTCAGCTTCGATTTAAACCATCGAATGACGCCGTCATAATGCTTCTATAGCATTTTTGCGACTTCAACCATCGGCTCTAAACGGCAGCGCAGCCCCCACTGAATCCAATCCTGAAGCACCATAGGTGCAATCGAAGCTAAGAAAACGATAGATTTCCCGCAGGATCAGCCTCATCCTGTACGCCTTGGCTGTATCAAGATCGCATTCTTTAAGCTTATCCATATCCATTGTTTGTTTCTGGGCATGACTCAGTTTGTCCGATTTTTCAGCCAGAGATATCGCGTATTCCTTTAATAAACGCCGGTGACATGTCCATACAGACTTCCGTAATGTTGTCTACCTTGCCGCCACGGGCCTCTAACTGCTTCTTGCATTCCGCCCATGTACTGAAATCCCGGCCTTTGGTTACGTAAATAACGTTTTTTTTCTTAGTATCCATGAAGATAATTATGTAGTTGTAACCGCGCTTAGCCGACGTCTCATCCGTGCTTATTTTAGTGACGTAGGACA
Proteins encoded in this region:
- a CDS encoding MBL fold metallo-hydrolase, translated to MGKNLKKLTNRIHYLPHDPETDRPILSAICGIHQTLIVDAGNSEKHAKLFLGELDQSQISNYHSVVLTHWHWDHSFGTNQMNMLTIAHENTKMHLKKMMVYDWSDEALDNRVEKGLENQFCSEMIKKEFGVDRNIIITLPNITFKDKFEIDLGGIRCVIKHVGGDHSDDSSLIFVEEEKVLFLGDCLYPSIYTQQPQYKIDNVRHLLENIEMFEAEIYVLSHEPPLSKNDFIGYIRLLKLICDLTEKHQRNHLNLVHELSAQLNRKLSQLEEEIVYCFINGL
- a CDS encoding MarR family winged helix-turn-helix transcriptional regulator; this encodes MHEYLIIIDKINQKFEQFKLLVLQETKEVGELDNFHLTPQQEIIMSYIIRNEPVIAKDIANHFDISKSAVSQVISKLEEMNMIYRQENSTNRRETFIYLGDRGQEFHQLLKKIDDILMEKYYSKVSLTELKNVLDTLNKIVGA